The following nucleotide sequence is from Candidatus Omnitrophota bacterium.
CCCTATGTGCTCCTCTGCGATAATTTTACACCGCGTGAGGCCTCGCGTGCCGTGGAGCTGAGAGACATCATGTCTCCCCGTACGCTAATAGAAATATCCGGCGGTATAGATGAAAAAACCGTTCTGAAATATAAACACATTCCCGTCGACAGGATATCCTCGGGGGCT
It contains:
- a CDS encoding nicotinate-nucleotide diphosphorylase (carboxylating), which encodes PYVLLCDNFTPREASRAVELRDIMSPRTLIEISGGIDEKTVLKYKHIPVDRISSGALTHSVRAADFSLEV